One Colius striatus isolate bColStr4 chromosome 7, bColStr4.1.hap1, whole genome shotgun sequence DNA segment encodes these proteins:
- the DHCR7 gene encoding 7-dehydrocholesterol reductase isoform X1, with amino-acid sequence MLMESIKHDIMAAHQEKKSSEERKHKSIKNDTQTSQVQWGRAWEVDWFSLASILFLLMFAPLIVYYFIMSCDQYQCSLLDPLVDLITGNKHLSDIWNKTPTLTYRAAGIYTLWVAFQVFLYLCIPDFCHKFIPGYVGGVQEGAVTPAGVVNMYEINGLQAWIITHVLWFANAYYFHWFSPTIIFDNWIPLLWCANVLGYAVSTFAMIKSYFFPSNAKDCKFTGNFFYDYMMGIEFNPRIGKWFDFKLFFNGRPGIVAWTLINLSYAAKQQELYGQVTNSMILVNVLQGIYVVDFFWNEAWYLKTIDICHDHFGWYLGWGDCVWLPYLYTLQGLYLVYHPVQLCTANAIGILMLGLIGYYIFRMTNHQKDLFRRTNGNCKIWGKKPEYIECSYMSVDGTKYYSKLMTSGFWGWARHFNYTGDLMGSLAYCLACGFEHILPYFYIVYMTILLTHRCIRDEHRCFSKYGKDWKRYTAAVPYRLLPGIF; translated from the exons GACATCATGGCAGCCCATCAGGAGAAAAAAtcttctgaagaaagaaaacacaaaagcatCAAAAATGATACACAAACGTCTCAGGTCCAGTGGGGAAGAGCATG GGAGGTGGACTGGTTTTCCTTGGCAAGCATCCTTTTCCTGCTCATGTTTGCACCACTTATTGTATACTACTTCATAATGTCCTGTGACCAGTACCAGTGCTCTCTGCTTGATCCACTCGTTGACTTGATCACGGGGAATAAACATCTGTCTGACATCTGGAACAAGACTCCTACACTGACCTATAGGGCTGCTGGCATCTACACCCTTTGGGTCGCTTTCCAG gtatttttgtatttgtgcATTCCTGATTTCTGCCACAAATTTATTCCTGGATATGTAGGAGGTGTACAAGAAGGTGCTGTCACCCCCGCTG GTGTTGTGAACATGTATGAAATCAATGGCCTTCAGGCTTGGATCATAACCCATGTGCTTTGGTTTGCAAATGCCTATTACTTCCACTGGTTCTCACCTACCATCATTTTTGATAACTGGATTCCTCTCTTGTGGTGTGCCAATGTCCTGGGATACGCAGTTTCCACATTTGCAATGATTAAAAGCTACTTTTTCCCTTCCAACGCCAAAGATTG cAAATTCACTGGCAACTTCTTCTATGACTACATGATGGGGATTGAATTTAACCCTCGAATAggaaaatggtttgattttaaGCTATTCTTCAATGGACGCCCTGGTATTGTAGCCTGGACTCTGATTAACCTTTCCTATGCTGCTAAACAACAGGAGCTGTATGGTCAAGTAACCAATTCTATGATCCTTGTCAACGTTCTTCAG GGTATTTATGTTGTGGACTTCTTCTGGAATGAAGCCTGGTATTTGAAAACCATTGATATCTGCCATGATCACTTTGGATGGTACTTGGGCTGGGGAGACTGTGTTTGGTTGCCTTACCTCTATACTTTGCAG GGTTTGTATTTGGTTTACCACCCTGTCCAGCTGTGCACAGCTAATGCCATAGGGATCTTGATGTTGGGCTTGATTGGCTATTACATCTTCAGGATGACCAACCACCAGAAGGACCTCTTCCGTCGGACAAATGGCAACTGCAAGATATGGGGGAAGAAACCAGAGTATATCGAGTGCTCCTACATGTCTGTGGATGGGACCAAGTACTACAGCAAACTGATGACCTCTGGGTTCTGGGGCTGGGCACGTCATTTTAACTACACAGGAGATTTGATGGGCTCCCTGGCCTATTGCCTGGCTTGTGGGTTTGAACACATCTTGCCTTACTTCTATATTGTTTATATGACTATCCTGCTTACCCATCGCTGCATCAGGGATGAACACCGATGTTTCAGCAAGTATGGGAAGGACTGGAAGCGCTACACTGCCGCGGTGCCTTACCGCCTCCTGCCAGGGATATTTTAA
- the DHCR7 gene encoding 7-dehydrocholesterol reductase isoform X2, which translates to MLGLGQQDIMAAHQEKKSSEERKHKSIKNDTQTSQVQWGRAWEVDWFSLASILFLLMFAPLIVYYFIMSCDQYQCSLLDPLVDLITGNKHLSDIWNKTPTLTYRAAGIYTLWVAFQVFLYLCIPDFCHKFIPGYVGGVQEGAVTPAGVVNMYEINGLQAWIITHVLWFANAYYFHWFSPTIIFDNWIPLLWCANVLGYAVSTFAMIKSYFFPSNAKDCKFTGNFFYDYMMGIEFNPRIGKWFDFKLFFNGRPGIVAWTLINLSYAAKQQELYGQVTNSMILVNVLQGIYVVDFFWNEAWYLKTIDICHDHFGWYLGWGDCVWLPYLYTLQGLYLVYHPVQLCTANAIGILMLGLIGYYIFRMTNHQKDLFRRTNGNCKIWGKKPEYIECSYMSVDGTKYYSKLMTSGFWGWARHFNYTGDLMGSLAYCLACGFEHILPYFYIVYMTILLTHRCIRDEHRCFSKYGKDWKRYTAAVPYRLLPGIF; encoded by the exons GACATCATGGCAGCCCATCAGGAGAAAAAAtcttctgaagaaagaaaacacaaaagcatCAAAAATGATACACAAACGTCTCAGGTCCAGTGGGGAAGAGCATG GGAGGTGGACTGGTTTTCCTTGGCAAGCATCCTTTTCCTGCTCATGTTTGCACCACTTATTGTATACTACTTCATAATGTCCTGTGACCAGTACCAGTGCTCTCTGCTTGATCCACTCGTTGACTTGATCACGGGGAATAAACATCTGTCTGACATCTGGAACAAGACTCCTACACTGACCTATAGGGCTGCTGGCATCTACACCCTTTGGGTCGCTTTCCAG gtatttttgtatttgtgcATTCCTGATTTCTGCCACAAATTTATTCCTGGATATGTAGGAGGTGTACAAGAAGGTGCTGTCACCCCCGCTG GTGTTGTGAACATGTATGAAATCAATGGCCTTCAGGCTTGGATCATAACCCATGTGCTTTGGTTTGCAAATGCCTATTACTTCCACTGGTTCTCACCTACCATCATTTTTGATAACTGGATTCCTCTCTTGTGGTGTGCCAATGTCCTGGGATACGCAGTTTCCACATTTGCAATGATTAAAAGCTACTTTTTCCCTTCCAACGCCAAAGATTG cAAATTCACTGGCAACTTCTTCTATGACTACATGATGGGGATTGAATTTAACCCTCGAATAggaaaatggtttgattttaaGCTATTCTTCAATGGACGCCCTGGTATTGTAGCCTGGACTCTGATTAACCTTTCCTATGCTGCTAAACAACAGGAGCTGTATGGTCAAGTAACCAATTCTATGATCCTTGTCAACGTTCTTCAG GGTATTTATGTTGTGGACTTCTTCTGGAATGAAGCCTGGTATTTGAAAACCATTGATATCTGCCATGATCACTTTGGATGGTACTTGGGCTGGGGAGACTGTGTTTGGTTGCCTTACCTCTATACTTTGCAG GGTTTGTATTTGGTTTACCACCCTGTCCAGCTGTGCACAGCTAATGCCATAGGGATCTTGATGTTGGGCTTGATTGGCTATTACATCTTCAGGATGACCAACCACCAGAAGGACCTCTTCCGTCGGACAAATGGCAACTGCAAGATATGGGGGAAGAAACCAGAGTATATCGAGTGCTCCTACATGTCTGTGGATGGGACCAAGTACTACAGCAAACTGATGACCTCTGGGTTCTGGGGCTGGGCACGTCATTTTAACTACACAGGAGATTTGATGGGCTCCCTGGCCTATTGCCTGGCTTGTGGGTTTGAACACATCTTGCCTTACTTCTATATTGTTTATATGACTATCCTGCTTACCCATCGCTGCATCAGGGATGAACACCGATGTTTCAGCAAGTATGGGAAGGACTGGAAGCGCTACACTGCCGCGGTGCCTTACCGCCTCCTGCCAGGGATATTTTAA
- the DHCR7 gene encoding 7-dehydrocholesterol reductase isoform X3 — protein MAAHQEKKSSEERKHKSIKNDTQTSQVQWGRAWEVDWFSLASILFLLMFAPLIVYYFIMSCDQYQCSLLDPLVDLITGNKHLSDIWNKTPTLTYRAAGIYTLWVAFQVFLYLCIPDFCHKFIPGYVGGVQEGAVTPAGVVNMYEINGLQAWIITHVLWFANAYYFHWFSPTIIFDNWIPLLWCANVLGYAVSTFAMIKSYFFPSNAKDCKFTGNFFYDYMMGIEFNPRIGKWFDFKLFFNGRPGIVAWTLINLSYAAKQQELYGQVTNSMILVNVLQGIYVVDFFWNEAWYLKTIDICHDHFGWYLGWGDCVWLPYLYTLQGLYLVYHPVQLCTANAIGILMLGLIGYYIFRMTNHQKDLFRRTNGNCKIWGKKPEYIECSYMSVDGTKYYSKLMTSGFWGWARHFNYTGDLMGSLAYCLACGFEHILPYFYIVYMTILLTHRCIRDEHRCFSKYGKDWKRYTAAVPYRLLPGIF, from the exons ATGGCAGCCCATCAGGAGAAAAAAtcttctgaagaaagaaaacacaaaagcatCAAAAATGATACACAAACGTCTCAGGTCCAGTGGGGAAGAGCATG GGAGGTGGACTGGTTTTCCTTGGCAAGCATCCTTTTCCTGCTCATGTTTGCACCACTTATTGTATACTACTTCATAATGTCCTGTGACCAGTACCAGTGCTCTCTGCTTGATCCACTCGTTGACTTGATCACGGGGAATAAACATCTGTCTGACATCTGGAACAAGACTCCTACACTGACCTATAGGGCTGCTGGCATCTACACCCTTTGGGTCGCTTTCCAG gtatttttgtatttgtgcATTCCTGATTTCTGCCACAAATTTATTCCTGGATATGTAGGAGGTGTACAAGAAGGTGCTGTCACCCCCGCTG GTGTTGTGAACATGTATGAAATCAATGGCCTTCAGGCTTGGATCATAACCCATGTGCTTTGGTTTGCAAATGCCTATTACTTCCACTGGTTCTCACCTACCATCATTTTTGATAACTGGATTCCTCTCTTGTGGTGTGCCAATGTCCTGGGATACGCAGTTTCCACATTTGCAATGATTAAAAGCTACTTTTTCCCTTCCAACGCCAAAGATTG cAAATTCACTGGCAACTTCTTCTATGACTACATGATGGGGATTGAATTTAACCCTCGAATAggaaaatggtttgattttaaGCTATTCTTCAATGGACGCCCTGGTATTGTAGCCTGGACTCTGATTAACCTTTCCTATGCTGCTAAACAACAGGAGCTGTATGGTCAAGTAACCAATTCTATGATCCTTGTCAACGTTCTTCAG GGTATTTATGTTGTGGACTTCTTCTGGAATGAAGCCTGGTATTTGAAAACCATTGATATCTGCCATGATCACTTTGGATGGTACTTGGGCTGGGGAGACTGTGTTTGGTTGCCTTACCTCTATACTTTGCAG GGTTTGTATTTGGTTTACCACCCTGTCCAGCTGTGCACAGCTAATGCCATAGGGATCTTGATGTTGGGCTTGATTGGCTATTACATCTTCAGGATGACCAACCACCAGAAGGACCTCTTCCGTCGGACAAATGGCAACTGCAAGATATGGGGGAAGAAACCAGAGTATATCGAGTGCTCCTACATGTCTGTGGATGGGACCAAGTACTACAGCAAACTGATGACCTCTGGGTTCTGGGGCTGGGCACGTCATTTTAACTACACAGGAGATTTGATGGGCTCCCTGGCCTATTGCCTGGCTTGTGGGTTTGAACACATCTTGCCTTACTTCTATATTGTTTATATGACTATCCTGCTTACCCATCGCTGCATCAGGGATGAACACCGATGTTTCAGCAAGTATGGGAAGGACTGGAAGCGCTACACTGCCGCGGTGCCTTACCGCCTCCTGCCAGGGATATTTTAA